One part of the Pandoraea faecigallinarum genome encodes these proteins:
- a CDS encoding YeeE/YedE family protein, whose product MTKVLFAWIGGLVFGLGLMLAGMANPTKVLGFLDVAGRWDPSLAFVMGGAVAVGLVGFRLARSQALAWTGEPRVWPALRGLDRRLVIGALLFGVGWGLAGICPGPAWVLLGAGSDKALLFVVAMIVGMALHAVVIRPNAK is encoded by the coding sequence ATGACAAAGGTGCTTTTCGCGTGGATCGGCGGGCTGGTCTTCGGACTGGGGCTGATGCTCGCTGGCATGGCGAATCCCACGAAAGTGCTCGGCTTTCTCGACGTCGCCGGCCGGTGGGACCCCTCGCTCGCGTTCGTGATGGGCGGCGCGGTGGCCGTCGGTCTGGTCGGGTTTCGGCTGGCGCGTTCGCAGGCGCTGGCATGGACGGGTGAGCCGCGCGTCTGGCCCGCGTTGCGCGGACTTGATCGCCGACTGGTCATCGGCGCGCTGCTCTTCGGTGTCGGCTGGGGACTCGCGGGCATTTGCCCCGGCCCGGCATGGGTGCTGCTCGGGGCGGGCTCGGACAAGGCGCTGCTCTTCGTCGTTGCCATGATCGTCGGCATGGCGCTGCATGCCGTCGTCATCCGGCCGAACGCGAAGTAG
- a CDS encoding ATP-binding protein has translation MKGRFDTLFGRLAVLIIAALVISHFSYLTILRSDHDETRVQNAAEQMAFIIKAASEVHDGNSSLTLPDLVQVVPVSFAHGDVFEPTNKSARLTTELARRLPAGTQLRVEHTPPPRIWARLPGRDYWIATPILSVRNPPGTATILPGLAAVLGITVIFALFAAWQLQRPVRDMAAAAEQLATHRVRTQVKERGPLELRQLTERFNRMSQDIVQTDRERNTMLAGIAHDLKTPLARLRLRAEMIEDVQMSEGITRDAESMTRIVDQFLLFARGIELDSAASPVEARLPALAAPFLDQGYAVELDLQAGPGFKLRQTYLERIVNNLLDNAVTYGRAPLAIRTSQDASGWRLVIEDSGPGIPNEDINRVVRPFVRLDPARGGNAHCGLGLAIVDKLTQQLGGRVSFANRPSGGLQVTLMFLPDDPSAE, from the coding sequence ATGAAAGGCCGTTTCGATACCTTGTTCGGCCGGCTCGCGGTGCTTATCATCGCCGCGCTGGTCATCAGTCATTTCTCCTATCTGACGATCCTGCGCAGCGATCACGACGAGACGCGCGTGCAGAACGCCGCGGAGCAGATGGCGTTCATCATCAAGGCCGCATCGGAAGTCCACGACGGCAATTCGAGCCTCACCTTGCCGGATCTGGTTCAGGTCGTGCCGGTCTCGTTCGCTCATGGCGACGTGTTCGAACCCACCAACAAGAGCGCGCGCCTGACGACCGAGCTTGCCCGCCGGCTGCCGGCCGGCACTCAACTTCGCGTGGAGCATACGCCGCCGCCACGTATCTGGGCCCGCCTGCCGGGCCGCGATTACTGGATCGCCACGCCGATACTGTCGGTGCGCAACCCGCCGGGCACCGCCACGATTCTGCCCGGGCTGGCGGCCGTGCTCGGGATTACCGTCATCTTCGCACTGTTCGCTGCCTGGCAGTTGCAACGCCCCGTGCGGGATATGGCCGCGGCCGCGGAGCAACTGGCCACCCACCGCGTTCGAACGCAGGTCAAGGAGCGCGGTCCGCTGGAGCTTCGCCAGCTGACCGAGCGTTTCAATCGCATGAGTCAGGACATCGTGCAGACCGACCGTGAGCGCAACACGATGCTCGCCGGTATTGCCCATGACCTGAAGACGCCGCTCGCACGCCTGCGGCTGCGCGCGGAGATGATCGAAGATGTACAGATGAGCGAGGGCATCACGCGCGACGCCGAATCGATGACGCGCATCGTCGATCAGTTCCTGCTCTTCGCCCGTGGGATCGAGCTCGACAGCGCGGCGTCGCCGGTCGAAGCGCGGCTTCCCGCATTGGCCGCGCCGTTCCTCGATCAGGGCTACGCGGTCGAACTCGATCTTCAGGCCGGACCGGGTTTCAAGCTGCGTCAGACCTATCTCGAACGCATCGTGAACAATCTGCTCGATAACGCCGTGACGTACGGGCGCGCGCCGTTGGCGATCCGCACATCTCAGGACGCCAGCGGATGGCGGCTCGTGATCGAGGACAGCGGCCCAGGCATTCCGAATGAAGATATCAATCGCGTCGTGCGGCCCTTCGTACGGCTCGACCCCGCGCGTGGGGGCAATGCACATTGCGGTCTGGGGCTCGCCATCGTGGACAAGCTCACGCAGCAGTTGGGCGGACGCGTGTCCTTCGCGAACCGGCCGTCAGGCGGCTTGCAGGTCACGCTGATGTTCCTGCCCGACGATCCGAGCGCGGAATAA
- a CDS encoding MdtB/MuxB family multidrug efflux RND transporter permease subunit, with product MNPSRQFILRPVATSLLMLAILLAGFVAYRLLPLSALPEVDYPTIQVVTLYPGASPDVMTSSVTAPLERQFGQMPGLNQMSSTSSGGASVITLQFSLDLGLDVAEQEVQAAINSASNLLPSDLPMPPIYNKVNPADTPILTLAIMSRTMPLPKLQDLVDTRVAQKISQLPGIGLVSISGGQRPAVRIQVNPRAITSYGLNIEDVRTSIAAANVNQAKGSFDGPLRASTIDANDQLASADEYRNLVIAYKNGGAIRLSDIADVIDGAENTKLAAWADTTPAIVLNVQRQPGANVIETVNKVKALLPQLQAALPGSIDMQLLTDRTTTIRASVSDVQFELILAVALVVMVIFLFLRNVSATIIPSVAVPLSLIGTFGVMYLAGFSINNLTLMALTIATGFVVDDAIVMIENIARYMEQGEKPLQAALKGAEQIGFTIISLTFSLIAVLIPLLFMGDVVGRLFREFAITLAVSILISAVVSLTLTPMMCAKLLRHVPEEKQGKFYRKTGEMFDRIIAKYGEWLTWVLDRQPATLLVALGTLVLTVLLYLWVPKGFFPVQDTGVIQGISEAPQSISFAAMGERQQALVAAVLKDPAVQSVSSFIGVDGVNATLNSGRLLINLKDKATRGLDASEVIRRTQPEVAKVPGIALYMQPVQDLTIEDRISRTQYQFTLQDPSLDTLGVWVPKLVEKLQHVPQLADVTSDLQVNGLQAYVEIDRDTASRLGVTPASVDQTLYSAFGQRLISTIYTQASQYRVVLEVANDFQRGPDALKGIYVASSSGVQVPLTSFAKIVEKPTPLAINHQAQFPAATISFNLAKGASLGEAVKAITQAEQAIGLPVSTQTTFQGAAQAFQASLSNTLWLILAAVVTMYIVLGVLYESYIHPITILSTLPSAGVGALLALMVSGNDISIIAIIGIILLIGIVKKNAIMMIDFALEAEREHGMAPREAIYQACLLRFRPILMTTMAAVLGALPLMLGSGVGSELRQPLGITMVGGLMVSQVLTLFTTPVIYLWFDRWALRARAWRERRFGASDGASHSDHDGPGGSGGSGGSGGTSGPAGAATTDGPAR from the coding sequence ATGAATCCGTCCCGTCAGTTTATTCTCCGACCGGTCGCCACATCGTTGCTGATGTTGGCGATCCTGCTTGCCGGCTTTGTCGCCTACCGGCTGCTGCCGCTCTCGGCATTGCCGGAAGTCGACTATCCGACCATTCAGGTGGTCACGCTGTATCCGGGCGCGAGTCCGGATGTGATGACCTCGTCGGTCACGGCGCCGCTGGAGCGGCAGTTCGGTCAGATGCCGGGACTCAATCAGATGTCGTCGACCAGTTCGGGCGGGGCGTCGGTGATCACGTTGCAGTTCTCGCTGGATCTCGGGCTCGATGTTGCCGAACAGGAGGTGCAGGCCGCCATCAACAGCGCCAGCAATCTGCTGCCGAGCGACCTGCCGATGCCGCCGATCTACAACAAGGTCAACCCGGCGGACACGCCGATTCTGACGCTGGCGATCATGTCACGGACCATGCCGCTGCCCAAGCTTCAGGATCTGGTGGATACCCGCGTCGCGCAGAAGATCTCGCAACTGCCGGGCATCGGGCTGGTGAGCATCTCCGGCGGGCAGCGTCCCGCCGTGCGCATTCAGGTCAATCCCCGGGCGATTACGTCGTATGGCCTGAATATCGAAGACGTGCGCACGTCGATTGCGGCAGCCAACGTCAACCAGGCGAAGGGCAGTTTCGACGGACCGTTGCGCGCCTCGACCATCGATGCGAACGATCAGCTGGCCTCCGCCGACGAGTATCGGAATCTGGTCATTGCCTACAAGAACGGGGGGGCGATTCGCCTGTCGGACATTGCAGACGTCATCGACGGCGCGGAGAACACCAAACTCGCCGCCTGGGCCGATACCACGCCGGCCATCGTGCTCAATGTGCAGCGTCAGCCGGGGGCCAACGTGATCGAGACGGTCAACAAGGTCAAGGCGCTGTTGCCGCAGTTGCAGGCCGCGCTGCCCGGCAGTATCGACATGCAGTTGCTCACCGACCGCACCACCACGATCCGCGCGTCCGTCTCCGACGTCCAGTTCGAACTCATTCTTGCGGTCGCCCTCGTGGTGATGGTCATCTTCCTGTTCCTGCGCAATGTCTCCGCGACCATCATTCCGAGCGTGGCGGTGCCGCTCTCACTCATCGGCACCTTCGGCGTGATGTATCTCGCCGGCTTCTCGATCAACAACCTGACGCTCATGGCGCTGACCATTGCGACCGGTTTCGTGGTCGACGATGCCATCGTGATGATCGAGAACATCGCCCGCTACATGGAGCAGGGAGAAAAGCCGTTGCAGGCGGCGCTCAAGGGCGCCGAGCAAATCGGCTTCACCATCATTTCGCTCACGTTCTCGCTGATCGCCGTGCTCATTCCGCTGCTGTTCATGGGGGATGTCGTGGGGCGCCTGTTCCGCGAGTTCGCGATCACGCTGGCGGTATCGATCCTCATATCGGCTGTCGTCTCGCTGACCCTCACGCCGATGATGTGCGCCAAGCTTCTGCGGCATGTGCCGGAAGAGAAGCAGGGCAAGTTTTACCGCAAGACCGGCGAAATGTTCGATCGCATCATCGCGAAGTACGGCGAGTGGCTTACCTGGGTGCTCGACCGCCAGCCGGCCACGCTCCTTGTCGCGCTTGGCACGCTGGTGCTGACCGTGCTGCTTTACCTGTGGGTGCCCAAAGGTTTCTTTCCGGTGCAGGACACCGGCGTGATTCAGGGGATCTCCGAAGCGCCGCAGTCGATCTCGTTCGCGGCGATGGGCGAGCGCCAGCAGGCGCTGGTGGCAGCCGTTCTCAAGGACCCCGCGGTGCAATCCGTGTCGTCGTTCATTGGCGTGGACGGCGTGAACGCCACGCTCAATAGCGGACGTCTGCTCATCAACCTGAAGGACAAGGCGACGCGCGGGCTCGACGCCTCGGAGGTCATTCGCCGTACTCAGCCCGAAGTGGCGAAGGTGCCCGGCATCGCGCTTTACATGCAGCCGGTGCAGGACCTGACCATCGAGGACCGGATCAGCCGCACGCAGTATCAGTTCACGTTGCAAGACCCAAGTCTGGACACGCTGGGCGTCTGGGTGCCGAAGCTGGTCGAGAAACTGCAACATGTGCCGCAACTGGCGGATGTGACGAGCGATCTTCAAGTCAATGGCCTGCAAGCCTATGTGGAGATCGACCGGGATACGGCGAGCCGTCTGGGCGTCACGCCGGCGTCGGTCGACCAGACCCTTTACAGCGCTTTCGGGCAGCGTCTGATTTCGACGATCTATACGCAGGCGTCGCAGTACCGCGTGGTGCTGGAGGTGGCAAACGACTTCCAGCGCGGGCCGGACGCCCTCAAGGGCATTTATGTCGCCTCGTCGTCCGGCGTTCAGGTGCCGCTCACCTCGTTCGCGAAGATCGTGGAGAAGCCCACGCCGCTGGCGATCAACCATCAGGCACAGTTTCCGGCCGCGACGATTTCGTTCAACCTCGCCAAGGGGGCGTCGCTCGGTGAAGCCGTGAAGGCGATCACGCAAGCGGAGCAGGCCATTGGCCTTCCGGTGAGCACGCAAACGACGTTCCAGGGCGCTGCGCAGGCATTCCAGGCGTCTCTCTCCAACACGCTGTGGCTGATTCTCGCCGCTGTCGTGACGATGTACATCGTGCTCGGCGTGTTGTACGAGAGCTACATTCACCCGATCACGATTCTGTCCACACTGCCGTCGGCCGGGGTAGGGGCGTTGCTCGCGCTCATGGTCTCGGGCAACGACATCAGCATCATTGCGATCATCGGCATCATTTTGCTGATCGGTATCGTGAAGAAGAACGCCATCATGATGATCGACTTCGCGCTCGAAGCGGAGCGCGAGCACGGCATGGCGCCGCGCGAGGCGATCTATCAGGCCTGCCTGCTGCGTTTCCGTCCGATTCTCATGACGACGATGGCCGCGGTGCTGGGCGCACTGCCGCTCATGCTCGGCTCGGGCGTTGGCTCGGAGTTGCGTCAGCCGCTGGGTATCACGATGGTCGGCGGCTTGATGGTAAGTCAGGTGCTGACTCTTTTCACCACGCCGGTAATTTACCTGTGGTTCGACCGCTGGGCACTTCGCGCGCGGGCGTGGCGCGAGCGCCGCTTCGGCGCGTCGGACGGTGCATCGCACAGCGATCACGACGGCCCCGGGGGTAGCGGCGGTAGCGGGGGTAGCGGGGGTACCAGTGGCCCGGCAGGGGCAGCCACGACGGACGGCCCCGCACGATGA
- a CDS encoding MdtA/MuxA family multidrug efflux RND transporter periplasmic adaptor subunit — translation MTEHGPHGTEKPNGSERSPAPQTPPIPPVSTSPAPSRTRRWLVPGVIGLIVVLIAGGVYYRLHSQNAAGPAQAGGRRGGPPAGMAGAATPVTAVAAKTGDLPVFLNGLGTVTPTRSVTVHSRVDGQLMKVHFKEGDLVKAGQLLAEIDPRPFQVQVTQMEGQLARDQALLKNAQLDLVRYETLLKQDSIATQTVDTQRALVKQYEGTVKSDQGQLDNARLQLTYASVTAPVSGLAGLRQVDPGNIIHASDTNGIVIINEVTPITVVYTIPEDNLPKVVKRTRGGETLPVEAFDRAGKIKLAEGKLASIDNQIDTTTGTVKLKAEFANPDGMLFPNQFVNVKMLVDTLKGVTLIPSAAVQRGTQGSFVYTVQPDQTVKLKTVKLGPTDGTNTAVESGIEPGEKMVIDGMDKLRDGAKVEVITAESRAAAVAPRAPGEKRSGNGGGHRRQGQ, via the coding sequence ATGACCGAGCACGGTCCCCACGGTACCGAAAAACCGAACGGTTCTGAGCGTTCGCCTGCCCCGCAGACGCCGCCGATACCACCGGTTTCGACCTCTCCCGCGCCGTCGCGCACGCGCCGCTGGCTCGTGCCGGGCGTGATCGGGCTGATCGTCGTGCTCATCGCCGGGGGCGTTTATTACCGTCTGCATTCGCAAAACGCCGCAGGTCCGGCGCAGGCCGGCGGGCGTCGCGGCGGTCCCCCCGCGGGCATGGCCGGCGCGGCAACGCCGGTGACCGCGGTCGCGGCGAAAACGGGCGATCTGCCGGTTTTTCTCAACGGGCTGGGCACCGTCACCCCGACGCGCAGCGTCACCGTGCACTCGCGTGTGGACGGGCAGCTCATGAAGGTGCATTTCAAGGAAGGCGATCTCGTCAAGGCCGGGCAGTTGCTCGCGGAGATCGATCCGCGGCCGTTCCAGGTGCAGGTCACTCAGATGGAAGGTCAGTTGGCGCGCGATCAGGCGCTGCTCAAGAACGCCCAGCTCGACCTCGTCCGTTACGAAACGCTGCTCAAGCAGGATTCGATTGCAACGCAGACGGTCGACACGCAGCGCGCGCTCGTCAAGCAGTACGAGGGAACCGTCAAATCGGATCAGGGACAACTCGACAACGCGCGGCTGCAATTGACGTACGCCAGCGTCACGGCGCCGGTCTCGGGGCTGGCGGGGCTGCGACAGGTCGATCCGGGCAACATCATCCACGCTTCGGACACCAACGGTATCGTCATCATCAACGAAGTGACCCCGATCACCGTCGTCTATACGATTCCGGAAGACAACCTGCCGAAGGTGGTCAAGCGCACACGCGGTGGCGAGACGCTGCCCGTCGAAGCGTTCGACCGGGCCGGCAAGATCAAGCTGGCCGAAGGCAAGCTGGCGTCCATCGACAACCAGATCGACACGACCACGGGCACCGTCAAGCTCAAGGCGGAGTTCGCCAACCCGGACGGCATGCTGTTCCCGAATCAGTTCGTCAACGTGAAGATGCTCGTGGATACGCTCAAGGGTGTGACATTGATTCCGAGCGCAGCCGTGCAGCGCGGCACACAGGGCAGCTTCGTCTATACCGTGCAGCCGGATCAGACGGTCAAGCTCAAGACGGTGAAGCTCGGCCCGACCGATGGCACCAACACGGCCGTGGAATCGGGGATCGAGCCGGGCGAGAAGATGGTGATCGACGGCATGGACAAGTTGCGCGACGGCGCCAAGGTCGAAGTGATCACGGCCGAGAGCCGGGCCGCTGCCGTGGCGCCGCGTGCCCCGGGCGAAAAGCGCAGCGGCAATGGCGGCGGGCATCGCCGTCAGGGACAGTAA
- a CDS encoding ArsR/SmtB family transcription factor — MPRATALSPVAPRAAAALRDDRRAAPLDIARLRAAAHDATALLRALANEDRLLILCQLTQGELSVGELEAQLDIRQPTLSQQLAVLRSEALVTTRRDGKRIYYAVADAAVLAVLACLYDQFCPQA; from the coding sequence ATGCCACGAGCCACTGCGCTATCCCCCGTCGCCCCGCGCGCCGCCGCCGCGCTCCGAGACGATCGCCGCGCCGCGCCGCTCGACATTGCGCGCCTGCGTGCGGCCGCGCACGACGCGACGGCGTTGTTGCGTGCGCTTGCCAACGAAGACCGGTTGCTCATTCTGTGTCAGCTCACGCAGGGCGAATTGTCCGTGGGCGAACTCGAAGCGCAGCTCGACATCCGTCAACCCACGCTTTCCCAGCAACTCGCCGTGCTGCGCAGCGAAGCGCTCGTCACGACCCGGCGCGACGGCAAACGTATCTATTACGCCGTGGCCGACGCGGCGGTGCTTGCCGTGCTCGCGTGTCTCTACGACCAGTTCTGCCCGCAGGCCTGA
- a CDS encoding MFS transporter encodes MENIDATVITTSLPAMARDLHQDPISLKMALTAYVVGLGIFIPICGWVSDRFGARNVFRTAIGIFMAGSLLCAVSFSLPTFVFARFLQGVGGAMMVPVGRLVIFRAVPKHDLVKAIGYLTMPALLGPVIGPPLGGAITAYLHWRWIFFINIPVSLLGIYLAGKYIDNERGGDAGRLDTLGFVLSALGSGLLMLGLAMIGEHQVSDTVVIGMCAVGALFVYAYWRHANRVEAPLLDFRLMRIPTFHASVVGGSLFRIGLGAVPFLLPLALQEGLHMDPFESGMITCASAFGAIFMKAIAQRVLARFGFRQVLIVNAGLAGLALASYGLFTHDTPVIVMLAVVAFGGFFPSLQFTCLNSIVYADIASEDASRATSLASVVQQLSLGLGVTISGMVLQASSRLAGHDQLEAGDFLPAFLVIGLFSLLSIPVTRRLPADAGTELARKH; translated from the coding sequence ATGGAGAACATCGACGCCACGGTGATCACCACATCGCTGCCCGCCATGGCACGCGATCTCCATCAGGACCCGATTTCACTGAAGATGGCGCTGACCGCGTACGTGGTCGGCCTCGGCATCTTCATCCCGATCTGCGGCTGGGTCTCGGATCGCTTCGGCGCGCGCAACGTGTTCCGCACGGCCATCGGCATTTTCATGGCCGGGTCGCTCCTGTGCGCGGTGTCGTTCTCGTTGCCGACGTTCGTGTTCGCCCGCTTCCTGCAAGGCGTGGGCGGCGCGATGATGGTCCCGGTCGGGCGCCTCGTCATCTTCCGCGCGGTGCCCAAGCACGATCTGGTCAAGGCCATCGGCTACCTGACGATGCCCGCGCTGCTCGGTCCGGTCATCGGCCCGCCGCTCGGCGGTGCGATCACCGCCTACCTGCACTGGCGCTGGATTTTCTTCATCAACATTCCGGTGAGCCTGCTGGGCATCTACCTCGCGGGCAAGTACATCGACAACGAGCGCGGCGGCGACGCCGGACGTCTCGACACCCTCGGCTTCGTTCTCTCCGCACTGGGCAGCGGTCTGCTCATGCTGGGGCTCGCGATGATCGGCGAGCATCAGGTGAGCGACACCGTGGTGATCGGCATGTGCGCCGTCGGCGCGCTATTCGTGTATGCGTACTGGCGGCACGCCAACCGCGTCGAAGCGCCCCTGCTGGACTTCCGTCTGATGCGCATTCCGACGTTTCACGCGAGCGTCGTCGGCGGATCGCTTTTCCGGATCGGTCTGGGCGCCGTGCCGTTCCTGCTGCCTCTGGCGTTGCAGGAAGGGCTGCACATGGATCCGTTCGAATCCGGCATGATCACGTGCGCATCGGCATTCGGCGCGATCTTCATGAAGGCGATCGCCCAACGCGTGCTGGCAAGGTTCGGCTTCCGGCAGGTGCTGATCGTCAACGCCGGACTGGCAGGATTGGCGCTCGCATCTTACGGGCTTTTCACACACGACACGCCGGTGATCGTGATGCTCGCGGTCGTGGCATTCGGCGGCTTCTTCCCGTCGTTGCAATTCACTTGCCTGAACTCGATCGTCTACGCCGACATTGCGAGCGAAGACGCGAGCCGCGCCACCAGTCTGGCGAGCGTGGTTCAGCAATTGTCGCTGGGGCTGGGAGTGACGATTTCGGGCATGGTCTTGCAGGCGAGCAGCCGGCTGGCCGGCCACGATCAACTGGAAGCGGGCGACTTCCTTCCGGCCTTTCTGGTGATCGGCCTCTTTTCACTGTTGTCGATTCCGGTCACGCGTCGATTGCCGGCCGACGCGGGCACCGAACTGGCGCGCAAGCACTAA
- a CDS encoding response regulator — MKILVVDDDPDLRDLLREYLSRHGFSVAVMHDGEGLAARLERERPALIVLDLMMPKVDGLTALRDLRARNDDVPVILLTARSDEIDRIVGLEIGADDYLGKPFSPRELLARINAVLRRRKTPDAAVPEQRENYAFGPFMLDFRSRTLTRDAQLLTLSDGEYGLLRLLVNHAMQVLSRERIIELLYGADSDVNDRGIDVQIWRLRRLLDEDAQSPRFIQTVRGRGYIFVPDGQRADMAAG, encoded by the coding sequence ATGAAGATTCTTGTAGTCGACGACGATCCCGATCTGCGTGACCTGCTGCGCGAGTATTTGAGCCGCCATGGCTTCTCCGTTGCCGTCATGCACGATGGCGAAGGGCTGGCCGCACGCCTTGAGCGCGAGCGCCCCGCCCTGATCGTGCTCGACCTCATGATGCCGAAGGTCGACGGGCTCACCGCCCTGCGCGACTTGCGCGCGCGCAACGACGATGTGCCGGTGATCCTGCTCACCGCGCGCAGCGACGAGATCGACCGCATCGTCGGGCTGGAAATCGGTGCCGACGACTATCTCGGCAAGCCTTTCAGCCCGCGCGAGCTGCTTGCGCGCATCAACGCGGTGCTGCGCCGTCGCAAGACGCCCGATGCTGCCGTGCCCGAACAGCGCGAAAACTATGCATTCGGCCCGTTTATGCTCGACTTCCGCAGCCGCACGCTCACCCGCGACGCACAATTGCTGACCCTCTCGGACGGGGAATACGGATTGCTGCGCCTGCTGGTGAACCACGCCATGCAGGTGCTTTCGCGAGAACGCATCATCGAATTGCTCTATGGTGCCGACAGCGATGTCAACGACCGCGGCATCGACGTGCAGATCTGGCGCTTGCGCCGCCTGCTCGACGAAGACGCGCAAAGCCCGCGTTTCATCCAGACCGTGCGCGGGCGCGGTTACATCTTCGTTCCCGACGGCCAGCGCGCCGACATGGCCGCCGGCTGA
- a CDS encoding GNAT family N-acetyltransferase: MTTSTTASHSPSPFDTEAPTITTARTILRQWRTDDLPLFAALNADREVMRHFPTSLDRAQSDAVAHRLAQHLETHGFGPWAMEIPGVTPFAGFVGLMRVGFDAPFVPAVEIGWRLARAWWSKGYATEAATAAARYAFDTLGMDDLVSFTVPANVRSRAVMQRIGMRHCPDEDFLHPLVPPGHRLRRHVLYRLNADELKA, translated from the coding sequence ATGACGACCTCGACGACGGCTTCCCATTCACCCTCGCCTTTCGACACCGAGGCTCCCACGATCACGACCGCGCGCACGATCCTGCGTCAGTGGCGCACGGACGATCTGCCGCTGTTCGCCGCACTCAACGCCGATCGTGAAGTCATGCGGCATTTCCCCACCTCCCTCGACCGGGCACAAAGCGATGCCGTCGCCCACCGCCTGGCGCAGCATCTCGAAACACACGGCTTCGGCCCCTGGGCGATGGAAATCCCCGGCGTCACGCCGTTCGCCGGGTTCGTCGGCCTGATGCGGGTGGGCTTCGACGCCCCGTTCGTGCCCGCGGTGGAGATCGGTTGGCGTCTGGCGCGAGCCTGGTGGTCGAAGGGGTACGCAACCGAGGCCGCCACGGCCGCCGCCCGATACGCGTTCGATACCTTGGGCATGGACGATCTGGTGTCCTTTACGGTGCCTGCCAACGTCCGTTCACGCGCGGTGATGCAGCGCATCGGCATGCGCCATTGCCCGGACGAGGACTTCCTGCACCCGCTAGTGCCCCCCGGCCACCGTCTGCGTCGCCATGTTCTGTACCGGCTGAACGCCGACGAGCTCAAGGCCTGA
- a CDS encoding YeeE/YedE family protein, translated as MTLDTLNFTPWASLAGGGLVGVAAVWLMLSSGRIAGISGIVGGLLRPRSGDIAWRVAFIIGLMAAPWAYRAVTVAPEAQIDASTAMLVVAGLLVGFGTRLGSGCTSGHGVCGLSRLSWRSLVATLCFMATGVLTVYVVRHVLGHVLGHVLGIAGAGGSV; from the coding sequence ATGACACTCGATACCCTTAACTTCACGCCGTGGGCGTCGCTCGCCGGCGGTGGGCTTGTCGGCGTTGCCGCCGTCTGGCTGATGCTGTCCTCGGGACGGATCGCCGGCATCTCCGGTATCGTGGGCGGTCTGTTGCGCCCGCGCTCGGGCGATATCGCATGGCGTGTCGCGTTCATCATCGGATTGATGGCGGCGCCATGGGCGTATCGCGCGGTGACCGTCGCGCCCGAAGCGCAGATCGATGCTAGTACGGCGATGCTCGTCGTCGCAGGCCTGCTCGTGGGCTTCGGCACGCGTCTGGGTTCGGGATGCACGAGCGGTCACGGCGTGTGCGGTCTGTCGCGATTGTCGTGGCGCTCGCTCGTCGCCACGCTGTGCTTCATGGCCACGGGGGTTCTGACTGTCTATGTCGTGCGTCATGTCCTGGGTCATGTCCTGGGTCATGTCTTGGGTATCGCCGGCGCGGGAGGTTCGGTATGA
- a CDS encoding H-NS family nucleoid-associated regulatory protein yields the protein MASYKELIAQRDKIEKQIEEARAREVAEVIAAVKQKIQEYELTAKDLGLATTDGRRRAVRAQIAPKYMNPATGETWSGRGRAPKWVGKNKEKFLIK from the coding sequence ATGGCAAGCTATAAGGAACTCATCGCGCAACGCGACAAAATCGAAAAGCAGATCGAAGAGGCCCGTGCCCGTGAAGTGGCCGAGGTCATTGCTGCGGTCAAACAGAAGATCCAGGAATACGAGCTTACGGCCAAGGATCTGGGCCTTGCCACCACGGACGGCCGTCGCCGCGCCGTTCGCGCTCAGATTGCACCGAAATACATGAATCCGGCCACTGGCGAAACGTGGTCGGGCCGTGGCCGTGCGCCGAAGTGGGTCGGTAAGAACAAAGAGAAATTCCTGATCAAGTAA